In the genome of Methylomagnum ishizawai, the window GCCCGGCCTGGACCTGACCGTGGACTATGGCGCCCTGACCTTCATCGCCAAGCCGGTGTTCTGGTTGCTGGAGCAATTCCACAAGATTTTCGATAACTGGGGCTGGGCGATCATCTTCGTCACCCTCACCTTGAAAGCCTTGTTTTTCCGGCTGTCGGCGTCGAGCTACCGTTCCATGGCCAATATGCGCAAGCTCCAGCCCAAACTGGCCGAACTCAAGGAAAAGTACGGCTCCGACAAGCAAAAGCTGAACATGGCGATGATGGAAATGTACCGCAAGGAAAAAGTGAACCCCTTGGGGGGGTGCTTGCCGATCCTGGTGCAGATTCCGGTGTTCATCTCGCTGTATTGGGTGTTGGTGGAATCGGTCGAGATGCGGCAAGCCCCGTTCATGCTGTGGCTGAACGACCTGTCCGACAAAGACCCCTACTTCGTGCTGCCCTTGATCATGGGCGTGTCCATGTTCATCCAGCAGAAGCTCAGCCCGCCGCCTTCCGATCCGGTGCAGGCCAAGGTGATGCTGTATATGCCGGTGATGTTCACGGGCTTCTTCGCCTTCTTCCCCTCGGGGCTGGTGGTGTACTGGGTGGTCAATAACTTGCTGTCCATCGTGCAGCAGTGGTATATCAACAAAACCATCATCGTTGATAAGCCCGCGCCCGCAGGCTCTTGATCTTGGAGAGGCCGGGCAAACCCCGGCCTTTTCTTTTATGGCCGCTTCCAACCCCGACACCATCGCCGCCATCGCCACCCCGCCCGGACGGGGTGGCGTCGGCATCCTCCGCGTTTCCGGCGACCTCGCGCCGGAGATCGCCCAGGCCGTCCTGGGCCGGATGATTCCCGCCCGTCATGCCCATTTCGGCCCGTTCCGCGACCACGACGGCGCGGTGCTGGATAGCGGCCTCGCCCTGTATTTCCCCGCTCCGCGTTCGTTTACCGGCGAACACGTCCTCGAACTCCACGCCCATGGCGGGCCGGTATTGCTGGATTTGCTGTTGCGGCGGGTGCTGGGTCTGGGGGCGCGGCTGGCCCGGCCTGGGGAATTCAGCGAGCGGGCGTTCCTCAACGACAAGATCGATCTGGCCCAGGCCGAGGCCATCGCCGATTTGATCGACGCCAGCACCGAGCAAGCCGCCCGTTCCGCCCAGCGTTCCTTGCAAGGGGAGTTTTCCCGGCGGGTGGGGAACTTGGTCGAAGCCTTGATCCAACTCCGGCTCTATGTCGAGGCGTCCATCGATTTCACCGACGAGGACATCGATTTCCTGGCGGAAGGCCAGATCGCCGCACAGGTCGCCGAGCTATTGGCCGCGCTGGACGCCATCCGCCAGACCGCCCGCCAAGGCTGTTTGCTGCGCGATGGCATGACCGTGGTGATTGCGGGGCGGCCCAACGCGGGCAAATCCAGCCTGTTGAACCTTTTGGCCGGGCGGGAAGCCGCCATCGTCACCGCTATCGCCGGCACCACCCGCGACACCTTGCGCGAATACATCCAAATCGACGGGATGCCCTTGCATGTGGTCGATACGGCGGGACTTCGGGACAGCGAGGATATCGTGGAGCGGGAAGGCATCCGCCGCGCCCGCGCCGAGATCGAGCGGGCCGATCGGGTGCTGTTGTTGATCGACGACCGCGAGCCGGAGCAGGCCGGGGAACTGCTGGCGAGCCTGCCGCAAAACCTGCCCGTCACCCGTATCCATAACAAGATCGACCTGACCGGCCAGCCCGCCGGGTTGGTCGAAATGCCCGAAGGCCCGGTGGTTTATCTCTCTGCTAAAAGTGGAGCCGGGGTCGGGGATTTGCTACGCCATCTCAAGGCCGCGATGGGTTACGAGGCCGACACCGAAGGCGTGTTCATCGCCCGCCGCCGCCATTTGGATGCCATCGACCGCGCCCGAACCGCACTGGACAACGCCGCCCGGCAGGTGGATGCGCGGGCTTTGGAGCTATTGGCCGAGGAATTGCGGGAGGCGCAGCATGCGCTTTCCGAAATTACGGGCGAGTTCACCAGTGACGACTTATTGGGGCGGATATTTGGGAGTTTTTGTATTGGAAAATAAAGTCATATTTTTCTACATCCAAAGTAAGCGTCCAGCGCTACCACCTGTCCTGATTGCTCGGCCTATGCCTGGGGTATCTGGGTGTGGAACGGCAGTAACTCGTCGATACGGCTGTTGGGCCAGGCGGGAAGTTTTGCGAGGGTGTCCCGCAGCCAGGCGGCGGGGTCGAGCCCGTTGAGTTTGGCGGTGCCGAGCAGGGTCTGGATGGCGGCGGCGCGTTGGCCGGCCCGTTCGGAACCGGAGAACAACCAATTCTTTTTCCCGACGGCGATGGGGCGGATGGCGTTCTCCACTGGATTGTTATCCACGGGCAAATCGCCGGTCTCGGCATAGCGGACGAGGGCGGGCCAGCGTTTCAGGGTGTAGTCCAGCGCCTTGGCGGCCCCGGTGCCCGGGGCGGTGCGGGCGCGGGTCTCGGCCAGCCAGGCGCGCAGGGACTCCAGTTCCGGCAGGGCGCGTTCGGCCCGCAGCCGCTGGCGGGCCGGGATGTCCAGCGACCGGGCCTCGGCTTCGACGGCGTAGAGCTGGCCGATGCGCCGCAACGCCTCCCCGGCCATGGGGCTTTGGTTGGCTTGGTGGAGTTCGAAGAACTTGCGCCGCGCATGGGCCCAGCAGCCCAGTTCGACGCAGGGCGGGGCCGCTTCCCGTTCCGGGGCGAACAGCGCCTTGTACCCGGCATAGTCGTCGACCCGCAGGTGGCCTTGCCAGGTGCCGAGGAACGCCCGCGCGTGCCCGCCGCCCCGGCCCGGCCGGTAGTCGAACACGACGATGCGGGGTCCCGGTTCCAGGTCGTTGCTGCGGTAGGCCCAGAGGTAGGCCTTCTTGGCCTTGCCGCTGCCGGGGTCGAGTTGCGCCACCGGGGTTTCGTCGGCGTGGAGCGTGCCGCCCCGGCGCAGGTGCCAGGCGAGCCGGTCCGCCAGGGGTTGCAGGGCCACGCCGAGGCGGCCCACCCAGTCGGCCAGGGTCGAGCGCGACAGGACCACCCCGTCGCGGGCGGCGATCTGTTCCAGGCGGTACAGGGGGAGGTGGGCGACGTGCTTGCCGATCAGCACCCAGGCCAGCAGGCCCACCGCCGCCAGGCCGCCGTCGATGATGGCGGGCGGCACCGGGGCGGCGGCGACGGTTTCGCAGGGGCGGCAGGCGTATTGGGGCCGGATGTGGCGGTGGACGAAGAACCGGGCCGGTTCGACGTCCAGTTGCTCGGTGACGTCCTCGCCGATCAGGACCAGGTCGGTGTTGCCGCAACGGGGACATTGGCAGGCCTCCGGTTCGTGGCGGTGCTCGATCCTCGGCAGGGGGTCCGGCAACGGCTGGCGTCCGGCCCCCGCGCGCTTCGGCTTGGCGGCGGCGGGGGCCGCCGCGCCGTCGGCCAGGCGCTCGATCTCCGCCTCCACCGCCGCCGAGTCCTCGTTCCAGGTGTCCTGGAACAGGTCGCGCTGGGTCTGGGGCAGGGCTTCGCTTTTGACCCCGAAGCGGATCCGCCGCAAATGGGCGAGTTCCAGGGTGAGCGCCTGGATCTTGAGGTCCTTGGCTGCGGACGCCCTTTGCAACGCCGCGATCATCGCCGCCAATCGGGTTTTGGCGGACGGTTCGAGGTTCAGCAGGTCGAGTTGGGCCAGCGCTTCCATGGCCCCGATCATACCCCCGCCCGACCCCCCGGAACCCTTGGAAACACTGGGTTCCGGGGGAATGCTCCGTCCCCGTCCTCAGGCTTGCCAATCCACCGGCGGCGTGGCCGACAGGCGTCGCCAGTCCATCCCCGCCACCAACCATTCCCACTGCGCCGGCGTCAGCGCGAACACCGCCTCGCCCAGCGCGGGCCACGCGAACCCGCCCCGGTGCAGCCGACGCTGGCACAGCCACGCCCCGTTCCCGTCCCACACCAGCAGCTTCAGCCGTGTGCCCGCCTTGTTCCGGAAGATGAACCCCGCGCCGGAACACGGCGACCGGCCCAGCCGGTGCTGGACATGGGCCGACA includes:
- the mnmE gene encoding tRNA uridine-5-carboxymethylaminomethyl(34) synthesis GTPase MnmE, which gives rise to MAASNPDTIAAIATPPGRGGVGILRVSGDLAPEIAQAVLGRMIPARHAHFGPFRDHDGAVLDSGLALYFPAPRSFTGEHVLELHAHGGPVLLDLLLRRVLGLGARLARPGEFSERAFLNDKIDLAQAEAIADLIDASTEQAARSAQRSLQGEFSRRVGNLVEALIQLRLYVEASIDFTDEDIDFLAEGQIAAQVAELLAALDAIRQTARQGCLLRDGMTVVIAGRPNAGKSSLLNLLAGREAAIVTAIAGTTRDTLREYIQIDGMPLHVVDTAGLRDSEDIVEREGIRRARAEIERADRVLLLIDDREPEQAGELLASLPQNLPVTRIHNKIDLTGQPAGLVEMPEGPVVYLSAKSGAGVGDLLRHLKAAMGYEADTEGVFIARRRHLDAIDRARTALDNAARQVDARALELLAEELREAQHALSEITGEFTSDDLLGRIFGSFCIGK
- the tnpC gene encoding IS66 family transposase, with translation MEALAQLDLLNLEPSAKTRLAAMIAALQRASAAKDLKIQALTLELAHLRRIRFGVKSEALPQTQRDLFQDTWNEDSAAVEAEIERLADGAAAPAAAKPKRAGAGRQPLPDPLPRIEHRHEPEACQCPRCGNTDLVLIGEDVTEQLDVEPARFFVHRHIRPQYACRPCETVAAAPVPPAIIDGGLAAVGLLAWVLIGKHVAHLPLYRLEQIAARDGVVLSRSTLADWVGRLGVALQPLADRLAWHLRRGGTLHADETPVAQLDPGSGKAKKAYLWAYRSNDLEPGPRIVVFDYRPGRGGGHARAFLGTWQGHLRVDDYAGYKALFAPEREAAPPCVELGCWAHARRKFFELHQANQSPMAGEALRRIGQLYAVEAEARSLDIPARQRLRAERALPELESLRAWLAETRARTAPGTGAAKALDYTLKRWPALVRYAETGDLPVDNNPVENAIRPIAVGKKNWLFSGSERAGQRAAAIQTLLGTAKLNGLDPAAWLRDTLAKLPAWPNSRIDELLPFHTQIPQA
- the tnpB gene encoding IS66 family insertion sequence element accessory protein TnpB (TnpB, as the term is used for proteins encoded by IS66 family insertion elements, is considered an accessory protein, since TnpC, encoded by a neighboring gene, is a DDE family transposase.), which translates into the protein MIRRPEHLWLVVEPVDMRRGIDGLSAHVQHRLGRSPCSGAGFIFRNKAGTRLKLLVWDGNGAWLCQRRLHRGGFAWPALGEAVFALTPAQWEWLVAGMDWRRLSATPPVDWQA